One genomic region from Fulvitalea axinellae encodes:
- a CDS encoding T9SS type A sorting domain-containing protein: MILIFSITPLVPLSAQSLRTGGTNTLDPAEKDGLYMLYDSLGGKNWRIGNDRASFFSELKSRTESPFFKAQNGTAIQRGTKNHIREIHLVNNNLSGNLPDSLFVINPDDYGYSQSIMYKPRFMGATNKPLRLSHNKITGVSPLLGIYGTEGPEGVFLDHNELKTFKVKRSTYGVGGIGSKGINGTLDISNNMIKSLTPADLDYNGTESILARGLERLNIANNFLDFETLIKIQKLAVETVNEGRAPYEDKFKAENVTLWPQRKLGEKQPEITLAEGENQDLAFALKSTKNRYRWMLNGTLLPLSEGKAYTVLDLNPEKAGIYTCLVTNPDLPGVTLESVDYPVWLKKDGNRAPADFGIDNDKATPFAETSNVIGTLSGTDPDGDPLHFRFVDTENYRYNNSFRIVSGNTLVTAERIFEHASITEYTINIEAYDPYGGKLRKELVISRMDLPNGVTLIKNIDLSNNTTPENATDHEIGEISLRNGNTDLINEYDLLLPDGQQDNPHFKLEGNKLKTAEPLNYEAKNEYSVLVKAVHKQHPDIFGQELFSVSVSDKNDAPNVIAISANTLKEDDPAGTLVGSLFSVDEDPTDQTFVFELVDGAVDNANFTIQGNSLMNKKKLAPKAYTLRVRVLDDENASFEDDIMVTVLETDDNGGVDRAQPVFMHLQDLVGRKGEEIALTGYCSSNAKLKYTIVTGSEFINLSDGKIAFVKPGMASVKAYTEETEHFEAGEYSFEVTVLDALVKTQAVISHFDNMALILENGKSPLTATTNSDAKVKFEITEGQNLIELNAPYVTPLASGNAKIKAYVPESDTYTSAEKTVSVRILANGEKTDAPITNFDDLSKTMDDPDFALNAYSDSDAKMEYEIKEGNDVIGLDKGLVSIKGPGLATVRAFTKATDLFYEADKYIAIRVARTLGVETETSAISIYPNPAKDQLSFSFPSAETRQIRLRNNVGQCYAELSCESREGWIDVSPLPPGIYILTVDSGTDRKAIKVQITK, encoded by the coding sequence ATGATCCTCATTTTTTCCATAACACCGCTTGTCCCCCTTTCGGCGCAAAGCCTGCGCACCGGTGGGACCAACACCTTGGATCCGGCCGAAAAAGACGGCCTGTATATGCTATACGACAGTCTGGGCGGAAAGAACTGGAGAATCGGAAATGACAGGGCCAGTTTCTTCTCGGAACTAAAGTCCCGGACCGAATCCCCCTTTTTCAAAGCCCAAAACGGCACCGCTATCCAACGCGGAACCAAAAACCACATTCGGGAAATTCACTTGGTAAACAACAACCTTTCGGGGAACCTCCCTGACAGCCTGTTTGTCATCAACCCCGACGACTATGGATATAGCCAATCCATTATGTACAAACCGAGGTTTATGGGGGCCACCAATAAACCGCTAAGGCTGAGCCATAACAAAATAACAGGAGTGTCGCCTCTTCTTGGTATTTATGGAACCGAAGGGCCGGAGGGTGTTTTTTTGGATCATAACGAGCTCAAAACCTTTAAGGTAAAACGAAGCACTTACGGCGTGGGGGGCATCGGCAGCAAAGGCATAAACGGTACCTTGGACATCAGTAACAATATGATCAAGAGCCTCACCCCCGCGGATCTGGATTACAACGGAACCGAGTCGATATTGGCCAGAGGGCTTGAACGGCTGAATATCGCGAATAATTTTCTCGACTTCGAAACGCTGATCAAAATCCAAAAACTGGCGGTGGAAACGGTAAACGAAGGAAGAGCTCCGTATGAGGACAAATTCAAAGCGGAAAACGTCACATTATGGCCACAAAGGAAATTGGGAGAAAAACAGCCGGAAATTACCCTTGCCGAAGGCGAGAACCAAGACTTGGCTTTTGCGCTAAAATCCACGAAAAACCGGTACCGGTGGATGCTAAACGGAACGCTATTGCCACTTTCCGAAGGCAAGGCCTATACCGTACTGGATCTCAATCCGGAAAAAGCGGGAATCTACACCTGTTTGGTTACCAATCCGGATTTGCCGGGCGTAACGCTGGAAAGTGTCGATTACCCGGTTTGGCTTAAAAAGGACGGCAACCGGGCTCCGGCCGATTTCGGTATTGATAACGACAAAGCCACACCGTTTGCCGAAACGTCCAACGTAATCGGAACACTTTCGGGCACTGACCCCGACGGTGACCCTTTGCATTTCCGGTTTGTCGATACCGAAAATTACCGGTATAACAACAGTTTCAGAATCGTTAGCGGCAATACGCTTGTGACGGCCGAAAGGATTTTCGAACACGCGTCCATCACCGAGTATACGATAAACATCGAAGCCTACGACCCCTACGGCGGTAAGCTCAGGAAAGAACTGGTAATCAGTCGGATGGATTTACCGAACGGCGTGACATTGATCAAGAATATCGATCTCAGCAACAATACGACGCCGGAAAACGCCACGGACCATGAAATCGGGGAAATAAGCCTGAGAAACGGGAATACGGATTTGATTAACGAATACGATCTGCTATTACCCGACGGCCAACAGGACAACCCGCACTTCAAACTGGAAGGCAATAAACTGAAAACGGCGGAACCACTTAACTACGAAGCCAAAAACGAATATTCGGTATTGGTAAAGGCTGTCCACAAACAGCATCCGGATATATTCGGGCAAGAGTTATTCAGCGTAAGCGTATCCGATAAAAACGACGCCCCGAACGTAATAGCGATAAGCGCCAACACCCTGAAGGAAGACGACCCGGCGGGCACTTTGGTGGGAAGCCTGTTCTCCGTTGACGAGGACCCTACGGACCAAACATTCGTGTTTGAGTTGGTGGATGGTGCGGTCGATAATGCCAACTTCACCATCCAAGGGAATTCCTTGATGAATAAAAAGAAACTCGCCCCTAAGGCCTATACTTTGCGTGTCAGGGTTTTGGATGATGAAAACGCTTCTTTTGAAGACGATATCATGGTGACCGTTCTGGAAACGGATGACAACGGCGGGGTTGACCGGGCACAACCCGTTTTTATGCATTTACAGGATCTGGTAGGTAGAAAAGGAGAGGAAATCGCGCTCACCGGATACTGCTCATCAAACGCCAAGCTCAAATATACGATTGTAACGGGCAGCGAATTCATCAATCTCTCCGACGGAAAAATAGCCTTCGTAAAGCCGGGTATGGCGAGCGTCAAAGCTTATACCGAAGAGACCGAGCACTTTGAAGCGGGTGAATACAGTTTCGAAGTGACGGTATTAGACGCCTTGGTCAAAACCCAAGCCGTGATCAGTCATTTCGATAATATGGCATTGATTCTGGAAAACGGTAAATCGCCCCTAACCGCAACGACAAACTCGGACGCCAAGGTAAAGTTCGAAATCACCGAAGGCCAGAACTTAATAGAACTGAATGCCCCTTACGTGACCCCTTTAGCCTCGGGAAACGCCAAGATAAAAGCCTACGTTCCCGAGAGCGACACGTATACCTCAGCCGAGAAAACCGTTTCCGTCAGAATATTGGCAAACGGCGAGAAAACCGACGCGCCGATTACAAATTTCGATGATTTGTCCAAAACGATGGACGACCCCGATTTCGCCTTAAACGCCTATTCGGATTCGGACGCCAAAATGGAATACGAAATCAAGGAAGGCAATGATGTAATCGGGTTGGACAAAGGACTTGTGTCGATAAAAGGCCCTGGATTGGCCACCGTAAGGGCTTTCACAAAAGCCACCGACTTATTTTACGAAGCGGATAAGTATATCGCCATCAGAGTGGCCCGTACACTGGGCGTAGAGACGGAAACCTCCGCCATTTCCATTTATCCAAATCCGGCAAAAGACCAACTCAGCTTTAGCTTTCCCTCCGCCGAAACCCGCCAGATACGCCTGCGCAACAATGTAGGGCAATGCTACGCCGAATTGTCTTGCGAGAGCCGGGAAGGGTGGATTGACGTAAGCCCGTTGCCTCCGGGAATATATATTCTGACAGTGGATTCCGGTACGGACCGAAAAGCCATTAAGGTACAAATTACAAAATAG
- a CDS encoding short chain dehydrogenase, producing MKKLVLVGSTGIIGREIVKLLGERYEIVEINRSSGDYKVDMQDTMALDFVFEAIGGFDVLISASGDGKWGKLSDLSIQDFHDGLNSKLMGQVNLVMIGRKYANYGASFILTTGVLAHKPVVGGLTMTMINLALEGFVKGAAVELEDGMTINAISPSFAKETMELLGIDPKYGVPAMEFAGLYEKALDEGQTGRIYEL from the coding sequence ATGAAAAAGCTTGTTCTGGTAGGTTCTACGGGCATTATCGGGCGGGAGATTGTCAAATTGCTCGGCGAACGGTATGAGATAGTCGAGATTAACCGCTCTTCGGGTGATTATAAAGTGGATATGCAAGATACAATGGCCTTGGATTTCGTTTTCGAGGCGATTGGAGGCTTTGACGTTTTGATATCGGCAAGCGGGGACGGTAAGTGGGGAAAGTTATCCGATCTCAGTATACAGGATTTTCATGACGGCTTGAACAGCAAGCTAATGGGGCAGGTGAACCTGGTGATGATTGGAAGGAAATACGCCAATTACGGTGCTTCTTTTATCCTGACCACCGGTGTTTTGGCCCATAAGCCCGTAGTGGGCGGATTGACGATGACTATGATCAATTTGGCCTTGGAAGGTTTTGTAAAAGGCGCTGCCGTAGAGTTGGAAGACGGTATGACGATCAACGCCATAAGCCCTTCTTTCGCAAAAGAGACCATGGAGCTTTTGGGTATTGACCCTAAATATGGGGTTCCGGCGATGGAATTTGCCGGATTATACGAGAAGGCGCTGGATGAAGGACAAACTGGCCGGATATACGAATTGTAA